From Amycolatopsis sp. YIM 10, the proteins below share one genomic window:
- a CDS encoding ThuA domain-containing protein, whose amino-acid sequence MGRRVSTGWSKRRRSAAMLAVGAVVSLAAPLATSVVAQAQPAATAAAPVSVLVFHGPVADQKDPVQRASDAIARLGQDNGIAVTSSSDPGVFTAANLANYRGVVFLSAQGVTLSTEQETALRNYMKAGGGFVGLSDAAKAQPNSDWFTGLIGARPAGARTAITASGENPPNETKEKLNDRDQNTKWLAFAKTAWVSYQLPAPAKLTKYSMTSANDFDGRDPKDWTLQGSADGQTWTDLDKRTGEDFPQRFQSRTFEFTNTTSYAHYRLNITANAGDTATQLAEFDVHYDNSQNPPPPEPAPAEATVNVLDRQHPANEGLPLNWKRTDRWLNWEANPVGQVHTIAQVEEKGYNPGPTANGPFHPISWCRDYDGGRSFYTGMGRTEGSYGEDQFRGHLLGALKWTTGMVRGDCKATIASNYKIEKLSGQNAAGQMDQIGEPHGLTIAPNGRVFYIGKAACATGPVPSWDNPNVGLGCGTIHQWDPATKQVKLLTTLKVMGNRGSGDELVKNEEGLVGMTLDPKFAENGWFYVYWMPYESIDKDKRIGKRTVSRFTYDAAKSTIDQATRKDLLSWDTQIHSCCHAGGGMAFDKDGNLYIGSGDSNSSQGSNGYSGNNWTADYKGVSFQDARRTSGNTNDLNGKIIRIHPEADGTYTVPAGNLFPPGTDKARPEIYVMGVRNISRLQVDPVTNWVTAGWVGPDAGSPSPELGPAKYETATVITEAGNHGWPYCMGNRQPYRDRSSSDAAVLTGWYDCNNPVNTSPRNTGLVNLPPIKDNMIWYSPDGGGPIFPNRPNSSVPTYNAADATYTQPYLRGGGQAVMSGPTYHHELVNANSGVAWPEYWDNKWFIGDQSNSQNRVAVTVDPNGVPTQQPPAFAETLRQIIPGGSGDSKLLSWMDAKFGPDGALYLLDYGNGFFSLDANQKLIRITYTGGAATPAPAATNTNVQSKPLTVAFNGLKSGGVAWEWDFGDGTMSTEANPRHTYTRTGPFTAKLTTTYADGEKVVSRTTANVGCLVPDPGATVTVGDTDTGVPNQNAGGGCKVDDMIDDESTWPTKAGFMDHVKNATRNLKQLGIINDKQRDKINQVAQDSPIGTPGHVGYMSIYDGTSLKGWEMAPSGEFKIQPDGSLRPSGGLGMLWYAGQQFGNYSLKLKFKDIAPQGNANSGVFVRFPDPRIPLDQRPPGSCGTTGSAATSQAWVAIYCGHEIQLYDGTTGEPQKTGSVYNFDPNPLDAAGVTPKGQWNEYEIKVVGQHYTIIRNGKVINEFDNNPGLQSSRPGDPPTDLRQFADGFIGLQNHGDNDLMEFRDIRVRPL is encoded by the coding sequence ATGGGACGAAGAGTTTCGACAGGCTGGTCGAAACGGCGACGATCGGCGGCCATGCTGGCCGTCGGGGCGGTGGTCTCGCTCGCGGCGCCACTGGCCACGTCGGTCGTCGCGCAGGCACAACCCGCCGCGACCGCGGCGGCACCGGTCTCCGTGCTGGTGTTCCACGGTCCGGTGGCGGACCAGAAGGACCCGGTGCAGCGGGCCAGCGACGCGATCGCCCGGCTCGGGCAGGACAACGGCATCGCCGTGACGTCCAGCTCGGACCCCGGCGTGTTCACCGCGGCGAACCTGGCCAACTACCGGGGTGTGGTGTTCCTGTCCGCGCAGGGCGTGACCCTGTCCACGGAGCAGGAAACCGCGCTGCGGAACTACATGAAGGCGGGCGGTGGTTTTGTCGGCCTGTCCGACGCGGCCAAGGCGCAGCCCAACTCGGACTGGTTCACCGGCCTGATCGGCGCGCGCCCGGCCGGCGCCCGCACGGCGATCACCGCCAGCGGCGAGAACCCGCCCAACGAGACCAAGGAAAAGCTGAACGACCGCGACCAGAACACCAAGTGGCTCGCGTTCGCCAAGACCGCCTGGGTCAGCTACCAGCTGCCCGCTCCGGCCAAGCTGACCAAGTACTCGATGACCTCGGCCAACGACTTCGACGGCCGCGACCCGAAGGACTGGACCCTGCAGGGTTCGGCCGACGGCCAGACCTGGACCGACCTGGACAAGCGCACCGGCGAGGACTTCCCCCAGCGCTTCCAGAGCCGGACCTTCGAGTTCACCAACACCACCAGCTACGCGCACTACCGGCTGAACATCACCGCGAACGCCGGTGACACGGCCACCCAGCTGGCCGAGTTCGACGTGCACTACGACAACTCGCAGAACCCGCCGCCGCCGGAGCCCGCGCCGGCCGAGGCCACGGTCAACGTGCTCGACCGCCAGCACCCGGCGAACGAGGGCCTGCCGCTGAACTGGAAGCGGACCGACCGCTGGCTGAACTGGGAAGCCAACCCGGTCGGCCAGGTCCACACCATCGCCCAGGTCGAGGAGAAGGGCTACAACCCCGGTCCGACCGCCAACGGGCCGTTCCACCCGATCTCCTGGTGCCGCGACTACGACGGTGGCCGCTCCTTCTACACCGGGATGGGACGCACCGAAGGCAGCTACGGCGAGGACCAGTTCCGCGGCCACCTGCTCGGTGCGCTGAAGTGGACCACCGGCATGGTGCGCGGTGACTGCAAGGCCACCATCGCCTCGAACTACAAGATCGAGAAGCTGTCCGGGCAGAACGCCGCCGGGCAGATGGACCAGATCGGCGAGCCGCACGGGCTGACCATCGCGCCGAACGGGCGCGTGTTCTACATCGGCAAGGCCGCCTGCGCGACCGGCCCGGTGCCCAGCTGGGACAACCCGAACGTCGGTCTCGGCTGCGGCACGATCCACCAGTGGGACCCGGCCACCAAGCAGGTCAAGCTGCTCACCACGCTCAAGGTGATGGGCAACCGGGGTTCCGGGGACGAGCTGGTGAAGAACGAAGAGGGTCTGGTCGGCATGACGCTGGACCCGAAGTTCGCCGAGAACGGCTGGTTCTACGTCTACTGGATGCCGTACGAGTCCATCGACAAGGACAAGCGGATCGGCAAGCGCACGGTTTCGCGGTTCACCTACGACGCCGCGAAGTCCACCATCGACCAGGCCACCCGCAAGGACCTGCTGTCCTGGGACACGCAGATCCACAGCTGCTGCCACGCCGGTGGCGGCATGGCCTTCGACAAGGACGGCAACCTCTACATCGGGTCCGGTGACAGCAACTCGTCGCAGGGCTCGAACGGCTACTCCGGCAACAACTGGACTGCCGACTACAAGGGCGTCTCCTTCCAGGACGCGCGCCGCACCTCGGGCAACACGAACGACCTGAACGGCAAGATCATCCGGATCCACCCGGAGGCCGACGGCACCTACACCGTGCCGGCCGGCAACCTGTTCCCGCCGGGCACGGACAAGGCGCGCCCGGAGATCTACGTGATGGGCGTGCGGAACATCTCGCGCCTGCAGGTGGACCCGGTCACCAACTGGGTCACCGCCGGCTGGGTCGGGCCCGACGCCGGCTCACCGAGCCCGGAACTCGGCCCGGCGAAGTACGAGACGGCGACCGTGATCACCGAAGCGGGCAACCACGGCTGGCCGTACTGCATGGGCAACCGGCAGCCGTACCGCGACCGCAGCAGCTCCGACGCCGCGGTGCTGACCGGCTGGTACGACTGCAACAACCCGGTGAACACCTCGCCGCGCAACACCGGCCTGGTGAACCTGCCGCCGATCAAGGACAACATGATCTGGTACTCGCCGGACGGCGGCGGCCCGATCTTCCCGAACCGCCCGAACAGCTCCGTGCCGACCTACAACGCCGCGGACGCGACCTACACCCAGCCCTACCTCCGGGGTGGCGGTCAGGCGGTCATGTCCGGCCCGACCTACCACCACGAACTGGTGAACGCCAACAGCGGTGTGGCCTGGCCGGAGTACTGGGACAACAAGTGGTTCATCGGTGACCAGTCCAACTCGCAGAACCGCGTCGCGGTGACGGTGGACCCCAACGGGGTGCCCACGCAGCAGCCGCCCGCCTTCGCCGAGACGCTCCGCCAGATCATTCCCGGCGGCAGCGGCGACTCGAAGCTGCTCAGCTGGATGGACGCCAAGTTCGGCCCGGACGGCGCGCTGTACCTGCTGGACTACGGCAACGGCTTCTTCAGCCTCGACGCCAACCAGAAGCTGATCCGGATCACCTACACCGGCGGGGCGGCCACCCCGGCGCCCGCGGCGACGAACACCAACGTGCAGAGCAAGCCGCTGACGGTGGCGTTCAACGGGCTCAAGTCCGGTGGCGTGGCCTGGGAGTGGGACTTCGGCGACGGCACCATGTCGACCGAGGCCAACCCCCGGCACACCTACACCCGCACCGGTCCGTTCACCGCGAAGCTGACCACCACCTACGCCGACGGCGAGAAGGTGGTCTCGCGGACCACGGCGAACGTCGGCTGCCTGGTACCCGATCCCGGGGCCACGGTGACCGTCGGAGACACCGACACCGGTGTGCCGAACCAGAACGCCGGTGGCGGCTGCAAGGTCGACGACATGATCGACGACGAGAGCACGTGGCCGACCAAGGCCGGCTTCATGGACCACGTCAAGAACGCGACGCGGAACCTGAAGCAGCTCGGCATCATCAACGACAAGCAGCGGGACAAGATCAACCAGGTCGCGCAGGACTCGCCGATCGGAACGCCCGGCCACGTCGGGTACATGTCGATCTACGACGGGACTTCGCTCAAGGGCTGGGAGATGGCACCGTCCGGGGAGTTCAAGATCCAGCCGGACGGTTCGTTGCGGCCCAGCGGCGGGCTGGGCATGCTCTGGTACGCCGGGCAGCAGTTCGGCAACTACTCGCTGAAGCTGAAGTTCAAGGACATCGCACCGCAGGGCAACGCCAACAGCGGGGTCTTCGTGCGGTTCCCCGACCCCCGGATCCCGCTGGACCAGCGGCCGCCGGGCAGCTGCGGCACCACCGGTTCCGCGGCCACGTCACAGGCGTGGGTGGCCATCTACTGCGGTCACGAGATCCAGCTCTACGACGGGACCACCGGCGAACCGCAGAAGACGGGCTCGGTCTACAACTTCGACCCGAACCCGCTGGACGCCGCCGGTGTCACGCCGAAGGGGCAGTGGAACGAGTACGAGATCAAGGTTGTCGGCCAGCACTACACGATCATCCGCAACGGCAAGGTGATCAACGAGTTCGACAACAACCCGGGACTGCAGTCGTCGCGTCCGGGCGACCCGCCGACGGACCTGCGGCAGTTCGCCGACGGGTTCATCGGCCTGCAGAACCACGGTGACAACGACCTGATGGAGTTCCGCGACATCAGGGTGCGGCCGCTGTAA